From Streptomyces asiaticus, one genomic window encodes:
- a CDS encoding ABC transporter ATP-binding protein, producing MSIESGTPEPLLVTERLTKHFPIMGGFPFKRKVGAVQAVDGVDLTVHAGESFGLVGESGCGKSTTGRLLTRLLEPTSGRITYRGRDITHAGRKELAPIRSEIQMIFQDPYSSLNPRQTVGTIISGPMEINGIEPPGGREARVRELLEIVGLNPEHYNRFPHEFSGGQRQRIGVARALALEPKLIVADEPVSALDVSIQAQVVNLLQKLQRELGIAFLFIAHDLAVVRHFSQRVAVMYLGKVVEVGDRESIYRRPRHPYTHALLSAVPDAAVVMAEEEAEGPGAVRTTRRERIRLAGDVPSPINPPSGCRFRTRCWKAQDICAREEPPLIRLDGNGEGHLSACHFPEDPTLEAREEDVVLDPALIAAESEALPRKEP from the coding sequence ATGAGCATCGAGTCGGGCACACCCGAACCCCTCCTGGTCACCGAGCGGCTGACCAAACACTTCCCGATCATGGGCGGCTTTCCGTTCAAGCGGAAGGTCGGGGCCGTACAGGCGGTGGACGGGGTCGATCTGACCGTGCACGCCGGGGAGAGCTTCGGGCTGGTCGGCGAGTCCGGCTGCGGCAAGTCCACCACGGGCCGACTGCTGACCCGGCTGCTGGAACCCACCAGCGGCAGGATCACCTACCGGGGCCGGGACATCACCCACGCGGGCCGCAAGGAGCTCGCCCCGATCCGCTCCGAGATCCAGATGATCTTCCAGGATCCGTACTCCTCGCTGAACCCCCGGCAGACCGTCGGCACGATCATCTCCGGGCCCATGGAGATCAACGGCATCGAGCCGCCGGGCGGCCGCGAGGCCCGGGTGCGCGAGCTGCTGGAGATCGTGGGCCTCAACCCCGAGCACTACAACCGCTTCCCGCACGAGTTCTCCGGCGGTCAGCGCCAGCGCATCGGGGTGGCCCGCGCGCTCGCCCTGGAACCCAAGCTGATCGTCGCCGACGAGCCGGTCTCGGCGCTGGACGTCTCCATCCAGGCGCAGGTCGTCAATCTGCTCCAGAAGCTCCAGCGGGAGCTGGGCATCGCCTTCCTGTTCATCGCCCATGACCTCGCCGTCGTACGGCACTTCTCGCAGCGCGTCGCCGTGATGTACCTGGGCAAGGTGGTCGAGGTGGGCGACCGCGAGTCCATCTACCGCCGCCCCCGCCACCCGTACACCCACGCGCTGCTGTCCGCGGTGCCGGACGCGGCGGTGGTGATGGCCGAGGAGGAGGCGGAGGGCCCGGGCGCCGTGCGGACCACCCGCCGGGAGCGCATCCGGCTCGCCGGGGACGTCCCCTCCCCCATCAACCCGCCCTCCGGCTGCCGCTTCCGCACCCGCTGCTGGAAGGCCCAGGACATCTGCGCGCGGGAGGAGCCACCGCTCATCCGCCTGGACGGCAACGGCGAGGGCCACCTGTCCGCCTGCCACTTCCCCGAGGACCCGACGCTCGAGGCCCGCGAGGAGGACGTGGTGCTGGACCCGGCGCTGATCGCGGCGGAGTCGGAGGCCCTGCCGCGCAAGGAGCCGTAA
- a CDS encoding ABC transporter ATP-binding protein: MTTLTKPDDGATPPPAPGDGAFLSVRDLYVRFSTEDGIVKAVDGLSFDLERGRTLGIVGESGSGKSVTNLTVLGLHDPRTTTVSGEILLDGQELTGAPERTLERLRGNTMAMIFQDPLTALSPYYTVGRQIAEPYRKHTGASKSEARSRAIEMLEKVGIPNPRLRVDDYPHQFSGGMRQRAMIAMSLVCDPDLLIADEPTTALDVTVQAQILDLLKDLQQEFGSAIILITHDLGVVANTADDLLVMYAGRAVERGTVREVLRAPQHPYTWGLLGSMPRLTSAVDEPLSPIPGSPPSLLSPPPGCPFHPRCRYTDQVGGDRCATERPSLPDGRGAACHLGAERKQTLFTEQIKPRLG, from the coding sequence ATGACCACACTCACCAAGCCCGACGACGGCGCGACGCCGCCACCGGCCCCCGGCGACGGCGCCTTCCTGTCCGTACGCGATCTGTACGTCCGGTTCTCCACCGAGGACGGGATCGTCAAGGCCGTCGACGGCCTCTCCTTCGACCTCGAACGCGGCCGGACGCTCGGCATCGTGGGCGAGTCCGGCTCCGGAAAGTCCGTCACCAACCTCACCGTGCTGGGCCTGCACGACCCGCGCACCACCACCGTCAGCGGCGAGATACTGCTGGACGGGCAGGAGCTGACCGGCGCCCCCGAGCGCACCCTGGAGCGGCTGCGCGGCAACACCATGGCGATGATCTTCCAGGACCCGCTGACCGCCCTGTCGCCGTACTACACGGTGGGCCGCCAGATCGCCGAGCCGTACCGCAAGCACACCGGCGCCTCCAAGAGCGAGGCCCGCTCCCGCGCGATCGAGATGCTGGAGAAGGTCGGCATCCCCAACCCGCGGCTGCGGGTGGACGACTATCCGCACCAGTTCTCCGGCGGGATGCGGCAGCGCGCGATGATCGCGATGTCGCTGGTCTGCGACCCCGATCTGCTGATCGCCGACGAGCCGACCACCGCCCTCGACGTCACCGTCCAGGCGCAGATCCTGGATCTGCTGAAGGACCTCCAGCAGGAGTTCGGCTCCGCGATCATCCTCATCACCCATGACCTGGGCGTGGTGGCCAACACCGCCGACGACCTGCTGGTGATGTACGCGGGCCGGGCCGTGGAGCGCGGCACGGTCCGCGAGGTGCTGCGGGCGCCCCAGCACCCGTACACCTGGGGACTGCTGGGCTCCATGCCGCGGCTGACCTCCGCCGTGGACGAGCCGCTGAGCCCCATACCCGGCTCCCCGCCGAGCCTGCTCAGCCCCCCGCCGGGCTGCCCGTTCCATCCGCGGTGCCGCTACACCGACCAGGTGGGGGGCGACCGCTGCGCCACCGAGCGGCCGTCGCTGCCGGACGGCCGCGGCGCCGCCTGCCATCTGGGCGCCGAGCGGAAACAGACCCTCTTCACCGAGCAGATCAAGCCCCGGCTGGGCTAG